From Saccharomycodes ludwigii strain NBRC 1722 chromosome IV, whole genome shotgun sequence, one genomic window encodes:
- a CDS encoding uncharacterized protein (similar to Saccharomyces cerevisiae YFR015C | GSY1 | Glycogen Synthase (paralog of YLR258W | GSY2)), whose translation MTRDIRNHLLFEVATEVANRVGGIYSVLKSKAPVTTAQYKNNYHLIGPLNKQTYELEVEKLDWTDDSIFDKYNIGEIKTVLTNMHERGVNFVYARWLIEGAPRVILFDLDSVRHYLNDWKGDIWELSGIPSPENDTETNDAILLGYTVAWFLGELAHVDTKQAIIAHFHEWLAGVAIPICRKKRIDVVTIFTTHATLLGRYLCAGNVDFYNNLDKFDCDAEAGKRGIYHRYCIERAAAHSADVFTTVSQITALEAEHLLKRKPDGILPNGLNVVKFQAVHEFQNLHAQKKEKINEFIRGHFCGHFDFDLENTLYFFIAGRYEYRNKGADFFIESLARLNYRLKVSGSKMTVVAFIIMPAKNHSYTVEALRNQAVVKSLENTVKDVSKSIEKRIFNHAMKYPKISDSGVPTELDEILKMGDKVLLKKRIFALKRPDGSLPPVVTHNMVDDANDPILKQIRSVQLFNAPEDRVKIIFHPEFLSANNPILSMDYDEFVRGCHLGVFPSYYEPWGYTPAECTVMGIPSITTNLSGFGAYMEDLIEQDQAKDYGIYIIDRRFKSAEESIEQLVDDMESFVSKTRRQRINQRNRTERLSDLLDWKRMGLEYVKARQLALRRAYPEQFKSLIGEDIGDSDIRFMDGSKKIKVAKPMSVPGSPRDGNSRAGSTAAILMTPGDLGTLQDANSVDDYFNLSLGDDDDNEGGYEDNLG comes from the coding sequence ATGACAAGAGATATCAGAAACCACTTATTGTTTGAAGTAGCTACAGAGGTAGCTAACAGAGTTGGTGGTATTTACTCTGTTTTAAAGAGTAAGGCACCTGTCACCACTGCCcaatacaaaaacaattaccATTTAATAGGCccattaaataaacaaacctACGAATTGGAGgttgaaaaattagattGGACTGATGattctatttttgataaatacAATATTGGCGAGATCAAAACTGTGTTAACTAATATGCATGAAAGAGGtgttaattttgtttatgcCAGATGGTTGATTGAAGGTGCACCACGTGTTATTTTGTTTGACTTGGACAGTGTGCGTCACTACTTAAATGATTGGAAGGGTGATATATGGGAATTGTCTGGCATTCCTAGTCCTGAAAATGACACAGAGACAAACGATGCCATATTGTTAGGGTACACTGTTGCGTGGTTTTTGGGCGAGCTGGCACACGTTGACACAAAACAAGCCATCATTGCTCATTTCCATGAATGGCTAGCTGGTGTTGCTATACCTATTTGCCGTAAGAAAAGGATCGATgttgttactatttttactaCCCATGCCACTTTGTTGGGTAGGTATTTGTGTGCTGGTAACGTAGATTTTTACAATAACCTAGATAAGTTTGATTGTGATGCAGAGGCTGGGAAAAGAGGTATTTATCACCGTTATTGTATTGAGCGTGCAGCTGCTCATTCTGCAGATGTGTTTACCACTGTTTCTCAGATTACCGCTTTAGAGGCTGAGCATTTGTTAAAACGGAAGCCAGATGGTATTTTACCTAATGGGTTAAACGTTGTCAAGTTTCAAGCTGTTCATGAGTTTCAGAATTTGCATGCTCagaagaaggagaaaaTCAATGAGTTTATCAGAGGCCATTTTTGTGGtcattttgattttgatttggaaaataCGTTGTACTTTTTCATTGCCGGTAGATATGAGTACAGGAATAAGGGTGCGGACTTTTTCATCGAAAGTTTAGCTCGTTTGAACTATAGATTGAAGGTTTCCGGGTCTAAAATGACTGTTGTTGCGTTCATTATCATGCCAGCTAAGAACCATTCTTATACTGTTGAAGCTTTGAGGAACCAGGCTGTTGTCAAGTCGTTGGAAAACACAGTCAAAGATGTCAGCAAATCGATTGAAAAGAGAATCTTTAATCATGCCATGAAATATCCAAAAATTTCTGATAGTGGTGTTCCAACTGAATTGGACgaaattttaaagatgGGCGATAAAgttttgttgaaaaagaGAATTTTTGCCTTAAAGAGACCCGACGGTTCTCTGCCTCCAGTGGTGACCCACAATATGGTGGATGATGCCAACGATCCAATTTTGAAGCAGATTAGAAGCGTGCAGCTATTCAATGCACCAGAGGATCGTGttaaaatcattttccACCCAGAATTCCTAAGTGCTAATAATCCGATTTTGTCAATGGATTATGATGAGTTTGTTCGTGGGTGCCATTTAGGTGTTTTCCCATCTTATTATGAGCCATGGGGGTACACGCCTGCGGAATGTACTGTCATGGGTATTCCATCCATCACTACCAATTTATCTGGGTTTGGTGCATACATGGAGGATTTGATTGAACAAGACCAAGCCAAGGATTACGGTATTTATATCATTGATCGTCGTTTTAAAAGTGCCGAAGAGAGTATTGAACAGTTGGTTGACGATATGGAAAGCTTTGTAAGCAAAACTAGGAGACAAAGAATCAATCAAAGAAACAGAACCGAGAGGTTGAGTGATTTATTAGATTGGAAAAGAATGGGGTTGGAATATGTTAAGGCTAGGCAGTTGGCCCTAAGAAGAGCTTATCCTGAACAATTTAAGAGTTTGATTGGGGAGGATATTGGTGATTCGGATATTAGATTCATGGATGGCAGTAAGAAGATTAAGGTTGCCAAGCCAATGAGTGTTCCTGGATCTCCAAGAGATGGCAATAGTAGAGCGGGTAGTACAGCTGCTATATTAATGACTCCAGGTGACTTGGGTACTTTGCAGGATGCTAATAGTGTGgat